One window of the Bradyrhizobium sp. NP1 genome contains the following:
- a CDS encoding branched-chain amino acid ABC transporter ATP-binding protein/permease, producing MTSRVSVFALTAALVVALGYAAVADSYAVFLIATISLTAIACIGLNVLLGLAGQISLGHIGFMAIGAYTTVLLMEKAGWPYLASTAAAIVLVSIVGGLLAMPALRVRGPYLAMVTIAFGFIVEHGTIEWRDLTGGGNGLVLTAPPSVFGFQLAERHLAIAGILLVFAGLVLFERLKRSGWGYAMRAARDAEVATRSVGIDLVRVRSVAFVISAAAMALAGALFAPLQGYISPSSFPFLQSILLLFAVMVGGAGSTLGPVIGAALVVLLPELLSDLAEYRLLAFGVLLFVVLRLAPSGIVGLIEQLAAKFLPAGSKADAAIVDIEPVADLGIENRSPRRLAVTDLSISFGGVRAVQDVSFTAEPGAVTSVIGPNGAGKTSALNLLCGFYRPKSGTVMLGERDVTGMPSHRLARVGVARTFQTTQLFGSLSIIENVLLAATVGKLGGIISALRNDPADRFARSLLYFAGVDGDLDRRADSLSHGEKRLVEIARALALRPKVLLLDEPAAGLSKGDKQRLTVLLRRIADLGIAVIIVEHDMPMIMSLSDLVVVLDGGKRIAMGDAAAIRSDPLVRKAYLGDAPSGERSRAPRPARQGTVLEIKALDSFYGQSRALAGIDVRVAPGEAVAVLGANGAGKTTLMRLIAGLEPPRSTGEIRLFEARIDKMPAHIRARAGVVLVPEGRQVFPELTVRQNLQLGAYSRKDIDLDAAIEAMFVRFPRLRERVNHRAGLLSGGEQQMLAVARGLLTAPKVFMLDEPSLGLAPLVVDELFASFEQLRAEGMTLIVVDQMAGQALALADRAYLLETGVILKSGAAEIIAEDPSLEAAYLGGEAQASTMARSAVARIVSHG from the coding sequence ATGACCTCCCGCGTCTCCGTTTTCGCCCTGACTGCCGCGCTCGTGGTTGCGCTCGGCTACGCCGCCGTCGCCGACAGCTATGCCGTATTCCTGATCGCAACCATCTCGCTGACAGCGATCGCCTGCATCGGCCTCAACGTACTGCTCGGCCTTGCGGGCCAGATCTCGCTCGGGCATATCGGCTTCATGGCGATCGGAGCCTACACGACCGTGCTTCTGATGGAGAAGGCGGGCTGGCCCTATCTCGCTTCCACCGCTGCGGCCATTGTTCTCGTCAGCATCGTCGGCGGTCTCCTCGCGATGCCGGCCTTGCGCGTGCGCGGTCCCTATCTGGCGATGGTGACGATTGCCTTCGGCTTCATCGTCGAGCATGGCACGATCGAATGGCGTGACCTGACCGGCGGCGGCAATGGCCTGGTCCTGACCGCGCCGCCGAGCGTTTTCGGTTTCCAGTTGGCGGAGCGGCATCTTGCGATCGCGGGCATCCTCCTCGTCTTTGCCGGCCTCGTCCTGTTCGAGCGGCTGAAGCGGAGCGGCTGGGGCTATGCGATGCGTGCGGCCCGCGATGCGGAGGTCGCGACCCGGTCGGTCGGCATTGATCTCGTGCGCGTGCGCTCCGTGGCCTTTGTCATTTCGGCGGCCGCGATGGCTTTGGCGGGAGCCTTGTTCGCGCCGCTTCAGGGCTATATCAGCCCAAGCTCGTTTCCCTTCCTGCAGTCGATCCTGCTGCTGTTCGCCGTGATGGTCGGCGGCGCCGGCTCGACGCTGGGTCCGGTGATTGGCGCCGCACTCGTGGTGCTGTTGCCGGAACTGCTGTCTGATCTGGCGGAATATCGCCTGCTGGCGTTCGGCGTGTTGCTGTTCGTGGTGCTGCGGCTCGCGCCGTCGGGCATTGTGGGGCTCATCGAACAGCTCGCGGCCAAATTCCTGCCGGCAGGGTCGAAGGCCGACGCTGCCATCGTCGATATCGAGCCCGTGGCCGACCTCGGCATCGAGAACCGCAGCCCGCGGCGCCTTGCCGTCACAGACCTCTCGATCTCTTTCGGCGGCGTTCGCGCCGTCCAGGATGTGTCATTCACGGCCGAGCCGGGTGCCGTGACCAGCGTCATCGGTCCCAACGGAGCAGGGAAAACCAGCGCGCTGAACCTGCTCTGTGGCTTCTATCGTCCCAAGTCCGGAACGGTGATGCTTGGCGAGCGTGATGTCACCGGGATGCCGTCGCACCGGCTGGCGCGTGTCGGCGTGGCGCGCACGTTCCAGACCACGCAACTGTTCGGCTCGCTCTCCATCATCGAAAATGTCCTGCTGGCCGCGACGGTAGGCAAGCTCGGCGGTATCATCTCCGCGCTTCGCAACGACCCGGCGGATCGCTTCGCGCGTTCGCTGCTGTATTTTGCCGGCGTCGACGGCGACCTCGACCGGCGGGCCGACTCGCTGTCCCATGGCGAGAAGCGGCTAGTCGAGATTGCCCGCGCGCTCGCGCTGCGCCCGAAGGTCCTGCTGCTCGACGAACCGGCGGCAGGTCTCTCGAAGGGCGACAAGCAACGGCTGACGGTTCTGCTGCGGCGTATCGCGGATCTCGGGATCGCGGTCATCATCGTCGAGCACGACATGCCGATGATCATGTCGCTCAGTGACCTCGTCGTCGTGCTCGACGGGGGCAAGCGCATTGCGATGGGCGACGCAGCTGCGATCCGCAGCGACCCGCTGGTCCGCAAGGCCTATCTGGGCGACGCTCCCTCGGGAGAGCGAAGCCGCGCGCCACGTCCTGCAAGGCAAGGCACGGTGCTGGAAATCAAGGCGCTCGATTCCTTCTATGGCCAGTCGCGGGCGCTCGCCGGGATCGATGTCAGGGTTGCTCCGGGCGAGGCGGTTGCCGTGCTTGGGGCCAATGGCGCGGGGAAAACCACCCTGATGCGCTTGATCGCCGGTCTCGAACCGCCGCGCTCGACGGGAGAAATCCGCCTGTTTGAGGCACGCATCGACAAGATGCCGGCCCATATCCGGGCGCGTGCCGGCGTCGTGCTGGTGCCCGAGGGGAGGCAGGTATTTCCCGAGTTGACGGTGCGGCAGAACCTGCAGCTCGGCGCCTATTCACGCAAGGACATTGATCTTGACGCCGCGATCGAAGCGATGTTTGTCCGCTTTCCCCGCCTGAGGGAGCGGGTCAATCATCGTGCGGGCCTGTTGTCCGGCGGCGAGCAGCAAATGCTCGCGGTCGCGCGCGGGCTTTTGACCGCGCCGAAGGTCTTCATGCTTGACGAGCCGTCGCTCGGGCTGGCGCCGCTCGTCGTCGACGAGCTGTTCGCCTCGTTCGAGCAGCTGCGTGCCGAAGGGATGACCCTGATCGTGGTCGACCAGATGGCCGGGCAGGCCCTCGCCCTCGCCGACAGGGCCTACCTGCTGGAGACCGGCGTGATCCTGAAAAGCGGCGCGGCGGAAATCATCGCGGAGGATCCCTCGCTCGAGGCTGCCTATCTTGGCGGCGAAGCCCAGGCGAGTACCATGGCGCGATCCGCGGTGGCTCGTATCGTGAGCCATGGATGA
- the fdrA gene encoding acyl-CoA synthetase FdrA has translation MSAHVLNEIRKGFYLDSVALMRLSREIASAVGVIEAALMMGTPSNQAIMRNAGLLGAGVAAQGNDLIVAIKAESEEAARAALGEALKALDKPRSRASGETEWRPRSIAAAVKAVPAANLALISVPGEFAAAEARKALNRGLHVLMFSDNVSIADELSLKQQARDAGLLMMGPDCGTAVIGGAPLAFANRLERGRIGIIGASGTGTQEVSCLLSEAGEGISHAIGVGGRDLKKEIGGITTLMAIDALDADPETDRVVLISKPPHPDVAKAVLARIGMSPKAYTVCFIGAASVDLPPNARFAATLKEAAEKTLHGGRRIGAGFDAVALAARLTRRRKASHRIEGLFVGGTLCAEAQVILTAGGRKVASNAAIPGVPHVDASEAAGRDLIVDLGADEYTQGRPHPMIDPSVRDEALRAALINPEIAVILLDLVIGYGAHANPAAHLARIVADRPDDAPILVASVTGTELDHQVRSAQIRLLEEARIVVAPSNAQACELALALATDVRMPRYANT, from the coding sequence ATGAGCGCGCATGTCCTGAACGAAATTCGCAAGGGCTTCTATCTCGACTCGGTCGCGCTGATGCGGCTGTCGCGCGAGATCGCATCCGCAGTGGGTGTCATCGAAGCGGCGCTGATGATGGGGACGCCATCCAATCAGGCGATCATGCGGAACGCCGGACTGCTGGGCGCAGGCGTCGCCGCGCAGGGCAACGATCTGATCGTCGCGATCAAGGCGGAGAGCGAAGAGGCCGCGCGCGCTGCGCTCGGCGAGGCGCTCAAGGCGCTGGACAAGCCCAGGAGCCGGGCCTCGGGCGAAACCGAGTGGCGGCCGCGCAGCATCGCGGCGGCCGTCAAGGCCGTGCCGGCCGCCAATCTGGCGCTGATTTCCGTTCCCGGCGAGTTCGCCGCGGCCGAAGCCCGCAAGGCGCTGAACCGCGGGCTGCATGTCTTGATGTTCAGCGATAACGTCTCGATCGCCGACGAGCTGTCGCTCAAGCAGCAGGCGCGCGACGCCGGCCTTCTGATGATGGGGCCCGACTGCGGCACGGCCGTGATCGGTGGCGCGCCGCTCGCGTTTGCCAACCGGCTCGAGCGCGGCCGGATCGGGATCATCGGCGCATCCGGCACCGGCACGCAGGAAGTCTCGTGCCTTCTCTCGGAGGCCGGCGAGGGCATTTCCCACGCGATCGGCGTCGGCGGCCGCGATCTCAAGAAGGAGATCGGCGGCATCACGACGCTGATGGCGATCGATGCGCTCGACGCCGATCCCGAAACCGATCGTGTGGTGTTGATCTCCAAGCCGCCGCATCCGGACGTTGCGAAAGCCGTGCTGGCGCGGATCGGAATGAGCCCAAAGGCCTATACGGTCTGCTTCATCGGTGCGGCCTCGGTCGATCTGCCGCCGAATGCGCGCTTTGCCGCAACGCTGAAGGAGGCCGCGGAAAAGACGCTGCACGGCGGCCGGCGTATCGGCGCCGGTTTCGACGCGGTTGCACTGGCTGCGCGCCTGACGCGACGGCGCAAGGCGTCGCATCGCATCGAAGGACTTTTCGTCGGAGGGACACTATGTGCCGAGGCGCAGGTGATCCTCACCGCCGGCGGCCGCAAGGTGGCAAGCAATGCCGCGATCCCCGGTGTTCCCCATGTCGATGCGTCGGAGGCTGCGGGGCGCGATCTTATCGTCGATCTCGGGGCCGACGAATATACCCAGGGGCGGCCGCACCCGATGATCGATCCCTCCGTCCGCGACGAGGCGCTACGGGCGGCCCTGATCAATCCGGAGATTGCCGTCATCCTGCTCGATCTCGTGATCGGCTACGGCGCGCACGCCAATCCGGCGGCCCATCTGGCGCGGATCGTGGCTGATCGCCCGGACGATGCGCCGATCCTGGTTGCGTCCGTGACGGGAACGGAGCTCGACCACCAGGTGCGCTCAGCGCAGATCAGGCTGCTGGAGGAGGCCCGCATCGTGGTCGCGCCATCCAACGCCCAGGCCTGTGAATTGGCCCTCGCTCTTGCAACCGACGTCAGGATGCCGCGCTATGCGAACACTTAA
- a CDS encoding ABC transporter substrate-binding protein has product MDPVRIVFAGRVHRRPIVAAVAALVLGALPLAPGARAAEPIKIGLVTALSGQSARAGEALTRGATIAIEEINARGGVLGRPLELVRRDDESNPAKGLTAARELIQREKVAVLLGGLDTPVELAIVPFVNNVKVPFVVPWAAGTNITQNGAASNYVFRVSAMDDEVDKAIVQFSRKTYGAKKPGLILVNNPWGESNEHGLKAALKAAGMEPAGVEKFEPNDVDVVSQLSRLKQAGADTLYLVGNVGPASQVVKSLDRMGWAPPIVSHWGPAGGRFTELAGPNAKNVIFVQTYSFFGDLSPVGKRVMSELQAKYADVKGPVDVTPAVGVANAYDSILVIARAIEKGGSTEPTAIRDGFYAIDRVDGLIKTYERPFTKDKHDALTANDYIWARFEDNHIMPFVQN; this is encoded by the coding sequence ATGGATCCTGTACGTATCGTTTTCGCCGGACGTGTGCATCGTCGCCCGATCGTGGCGGCCGTGGCTGCCCTTGTTCTGGGCGCGCTGCCGCTCGCACCGGGCGCGCGGGCAGCGGAACCGATCAAGATCGGGCTTGTCACGGCATTGTCGGGCCAGTCGGCGCGCGCCGGTGAGGCGCTGACCCGCGGAGCCACCATCGCGATCGAGGAGATCAATGCGAGGGGCGGGGTGCTTGGCCGTCCGCTCGAACTGGTGCGCCGCGACGACGAGAGCAATCCGGCCAAGGGGTTGACCGCCGCGCGCGAACTGATCCAGCGCGAGAAGGTCGCAGTGCTTCTCGGCGGTCTCGATACGCCGGTCGAGCTTGCGATCGTGCCCTTCGTCAACAACGTCAAGGTGCCTTTCGTGGTGCCGTGGGCCGCGGGGACCAACATCACGCAGAATGGCGCCGCGTCCAACTACGTGTTTCGCGTCTCCGCCATGGATGATGAGGTGGACAAGGCGATCGTTCAGTTCTCGCGAAAGACCTACGGCGCGAAGAAGCCGGGGCTCATCCTTGTCAACAACCCCTGGGGCGAATCGAACGAGCATGGCCTGAAGGCGGCGCTGAAGGCCGCTGGAATGGAGCCTGCCGGCGTCGAGAAGTTCGAGCCCAACGACGTCGACGTCGTCTCCCAGCTGTCGCGGCTGAAGCAGGCGGGCGCCGACACGTTGTATCTGGTGGGCAATGTCGGCCCGGCTTCCCAGGTGGTGAAGTCGCTCGATCGCATGGGCTGGGCGCCACCGATCGTGTCGCACTGGGGGCCGGCCGGCGGCCGCTTCACCGAACTCGCCGGGCCCAACGCGAAGAACGTCATCTTCGTGCAGACCTACAGCTTCTTCGGCGACCTCTCGCCGGTCGGCAAGCGGGTGATGTCAGAGCTGCAGGCGAAGTATGCCGACGTCAAGGGGCCGGTGGATGTGACGCCGGCGGTCGGCGTCGCCAATGCCTATGACAGCATCCTGGTGATCGCGCGCGCGATCGAGAAGGGCGGCAGCACCGAGCCGACCGCGATTCGCGACGGCTTCTACGCCATCGACCGCGTCGATGGGCTGATCAAGACCTATGAGAGGCCGTTTACGAAGGACAAGCACGATGCGCTGACGGCGAACGACTACATCTGGGCCCGCTTCGAGGACAACCACATCATGCCGTTCGTCCAGAACTGA
- a CDS encoding polysaccharide deacetylase family protein produces MIDDAGEIRMRENVGAGFERTASRELNDGTAPRQQADRPRQFAPGLVSHDRYRYSAITRRPDFSWPGGRRLAVYVGLNLEHFAFGDGLGAELCPGGPQPDVLNYAWRDYGNRVGVWRLIELFDELALPLSVLANSSIYHYCAEVMDAFRARGDEIVGHGRTNSERQGVLSQEEERRLIKEATEIITCAEGRPPLGWLGPWISQSPVTPDLLAEAGYHYLLDWCMDDQPVWFSTRNGGRILSVPYPQELNDIPSIVGRKDSGEQFATMITDTFEEMLTQSRRQSLVMGIALHPYLVGQPHRLRPLRRALQAIVARRDDIWITTAGGIAAFSRGLPDGVVPT; encoded by the coding sequence GTGATCGACGATGCCGGGGAGATTCGCATGCGCGAGAATGTCGGTGCAGGGTTCGAGCGGACGGCCTCGCGAGAGCTAAACGACGGCACCGCGCCCCGCCAACAGGCGGATCGGCCACGACAATTCGCGCCCGGGCTCGTCTCCCATGATCGCTATCGCTACAGCGCGATTACGCGCCGTCCGGATTTCAGCTGGCCTGGCGGACGGCGCCTTGCCGTCTATGTCGGGCTCAACCTCGAGCATTTCGCGTTTGGCGACGGACTGGGCGCCGAGCTCTGTCCGGGCGGTCCGCAGCCAGATGTCCTCAACTACGCCTGGCGCGATTATGGCAACCGGGTCGGCGTGTGGAGGCTGATCGAGCTTTTCGACGAACTGGCGCTGCCGCTCTCCGTGCTCGCGAACAGCAGCATCTACCACTACTGCGCTGAGGTCATGGATGCCTTTCGCGCGCGCGGCGATGAGATCGTCGGCCACGGCCGGACCAATTCCGAGCGCCAAGGGGTGCTCTCGCAGGAGGAGGAGCGGCGGCTGATCAAGGAAGCAACTGAGATCATCACGTGTGCGGAGGGCCGGCCGCCGCTTGGCTGGCTCGGCCCGTGGATTTCGCAGTCGCCGGTTACGCCGGACCTGCTCGCCGAAGCGGGTTACCACTATCTGCTCGACTGGTGCATGGACGACCAGCCGGTGTGGTTCTCGACGCGAAACGGCGGGCGGATCCTGTCGGTGCCCTATCCACAGGAATTGAACGACATTCCCTCGATCGTGGGACGCAAGGACTCCGGGGAACAGTTTGCCACCATGATCACGGACACCTTTGAGGAGATGCTGACGCAATCCAGGAGGCAATCGCTGGTGATGGGCATCGCGCTCCATCCCTATCTGGTTGGCCAGCCGCACCGCCTGCGGCCGCTGCGGCGCGCGCTGCAGGCGATCGTGGCGCGGCGCGATGACATCTGGATCACCACCGCCGGCGGCATCGCGGCATTTTCGCGTGGCTTGCCCGACGGCGTCGTACCGACATAG
- a CDS encoding DUF2877 domain-containing protein, producing MDERREIDVMWPADSQLRVPGAGTSERLGGGVVIEAGVLAHRALRGGCRGRIAAVFERSLYAALDDCWICIGSAELGSGPLHLLCRGIEPRRFEAGQEVAVADRTILVDGLPLAGFEAASVWAPPPSPDWTRESLRAGLAAVDQIWCLLPTDQGLAASGGATSPARPSRVLVAALPGLATLRRLIEAGLCGHRSSPHRYRQIVELIGLGPGLTPSGDDLIGGALVALASIGRLATRDALWRACRSHLARTNEISAAHLRSAALGYAAAALHEAIDATIGGQAGRVKPALAALSGIGHSSGLDAFAGVLMVLRAAEYRLFCDGARRHSALAGRDPQQRFAAGV from the coding sequence ATGGATGAGCGGCGGGAGATCGACGTGATGTGGCCAGCAGACAGTCAGCTTCGCGTCCCCGGCGCCGGCACGTCCGAGCGACTCGGTGGCGGCGTGGTGATCGAGGCGGGTGTACTGGCGCACCGCGCGTTGCGCGGCGGATGTCGCGGTCGCATCGCCGCGGTGTTCGAGCGCAGTCTCTATGCGGCGCTCGACGATTGCTGGATCTGCATCGGCTCGGCTGAACTCGGTTCGGGGCCGCTGCATCTTCTGTGCCGGGGCATCGAACCGCGGCGGTTCGAGGCCGGGCAAGAAGTCGCTGTTGCCGACAGGACAATCCTCGTGGACGGCCTGCCGCTTGCCGGTTTCGAAGCGGCGTCCGTGTGGGCGCCGCCGCCGTCGCCGGATTGGACGCGCGAAAGCTTGCGCGCGGGGCTCGCGGCGGTCGACCAGATCTGGTGCCTCCTGCCGACGGATCAGGGGCTGGCGGCGTCGGGCGGCGCAACGTCTCCCGCGCGGCCGTCTCGTGTTCTGGTGGCCGCGTTGCCGGGGCTCGCGACGCTCAGGCGATTGATCGAGGCCGGGCTTTGCGGGCATCGGTCCTCGCCACACCGCTACAGGCAGATCGTCGAACTGATCGGCCTTGGTCCCGGGCTGACGCCATCCGGTGATGACCTGATCGGCGGCGCATTGGTGGCGCTCGCCAGCATCGGTCGTCTCGCGACGCGGGATGCGCTATGGAGAGCCTGCCGCAGCCATCTTGCCCGGACCAACGAGATCAGCGCCGCGCATCTACGCAGCGCGGCCCTCGGTTACGCAGCGGCGGCCCTGCACGAGGCGATTGACGCGACGATTGGCGGGCAGGCGGGACGGGTCAAGCCCGCTCTCGCCGCGCTGTCCGGGATCGGACACAGTTCGGGACTCGACGCGTTTGCAGGAGTATTGATGGTGCTGCGTGCGGCCGAATATCGGCTGTTCTGCGACGGCGCGCGGCGTCACTCCGCTCTGGCCGGACGCGACCCGCAGCAGCGTTTCGCTGCCGGGGTCTGA
- a CDS encoding DUF1116 domain-containing protein: MKLIEDANKQALARILEGEPRLIDIVPAREVLRGLKERMILHAGPPIGWERMCGPMRGAVAGAIVFEGWAPDLRAAEELAASGAIAFHPNHHFGAVGPMTGMTTVSMPVFVVENVRFGNRAYCAINEGLGKVMRFGGNDESVLARLAWLRDVFGPVLARAIRAQGGVDLKSIIARGLSMGDEMHQRNLACSSVFLREIGASLARTSADNAVLSDCIAFIAQNDQFFLNIAMAMGKALTDPANGIRGSTVVTAMCRNGTDFGVRVSGMGERWFTAPVEMPEGLYFPGYSRADANPDMGDSAIVETVGLGGFAMAAAPAVAGFVGAGSPSSAGNFTRAMGEITVGQNPEWTIPALDFAGVPTGIDVRLVVETGLAPVINTGIAHREPGIGQVGAGVVRAPMACFRQAVLAIAEDLGVS, from the coding sequence ATGAAGCTGATCGAAGATGCCAACAAGCAGGCGCTGGCTCGCATCCTCGAGGGCGAGCCCAGGCTGATCGATATCGTGCCGGCGCGCGAGGTGCTGCGCGGTCTGAAAGAGCGCATGATCCTGCACGCAGGCCCGCCGATCGGCTGGGAGCGGATGTGCGGTCCGATGCGCGGGGCGGTGGCGGGCGCCATTGTGTTCGAGGGCTGGGCTCCTGATTTGAGGGCCGCCGAGGAGCTCGCGGCGAGCGGCGCGATCGCCTTTCATCCGAACCACCATTTTGGCGCGGTCGGCCCGATGACCGGCATGACCACGGTCTCGATGCCGGTCTTCGTCGTGGAAAACGTTCGGTTCGGCAACCGTGCCTACTGCGCGATCAACGAGGGGCTCGGCAAGGTGATGCGCTTCGGCGGCAACGACGAAAGTGTGCTGGCGCGACTTGCCTGGCTGCGCGACGTGTTCGGACCGGTGCTGGCAAGGGCGATACGCGCGCAAGGAGGCGTCGATCTGAAATCGATCATCGCGCGCGGCCTGTCGATGGGCGACGAGATGCACCAGCGCAATCTCGCCTGCTCCAGCGTGTTCCTGCGCGAGATCGGCGCTTCGCTGGCGCGCACGTCGGCCGACAACGCGGTGCTTTCGGATTGCATCGCCTTCATCGCGCAGAACGACCAGTTCTTCCTCAACATCGCGATGGCGATGGGCAAGGCGCTCACCGATCCGGCGAACGGCATTCGCGGCTCGACCGTGGTCACCGCGATGTGCCGCAACGGAACCGATTTCGGCGTGCGCGTCAGCGGCATGGGTGAACGGTGGTTCACCGCTCCGGTGGAGATGCCGGAAGGGCTGTATTTCCCGGGCTATTCGCGTGCGGACGCCAATCCCGACATGGGAGATTCCGCGATCGTGGAGACGGTGGGACTGGGCGGCTTCGCGATGGCGGCGGCTCCTGCGGTCGCCGGATTCGTCGGCGCGGGCTCGCCGTCGAGCGCGGGCAATTTCACCCGTGCGATGGGCGAGATCACCGTCGGACAGAACCCCGAATGGACGATCCCGGCGCTCGATTTCGCCGGCGTACCGACCGGCATCGATGTCCGGCTGGTGGTGGAGACCGGGCTTGCTCCCGTCATCAACACCGGCATCGCGCATCGCGAGCCCGGCATCGGCCAGGTCGGCGCCGGCGTGGTGCGGGCGCCGATGGCCTGTTTCCGGCAGGCTGTCCTCGCGATTGCCGAAGATCTGGGGGTGTCATGA
- a CDS encoding branched-chain amino acid ABC transporter permease, with translation MSFLPAVITGLALGSMYGLLALGFHVTYAVSGTVNFSQGSSMTLGAVAGYFFLVLWGWPAAAGIPAVLLVCAVYGLVIERYAVRPFVQRGSDNWLMATVAVGIIVDNLMLFVFGKEPRSFPSMLAAKPIQIAQDAGVYPLQLLIPVVGLLLALALHLVSRRTRHGVAMLAVVQNPGTARLMGVNVNGAIAASYAVSAVLAGVAALLIAPLFNVSSEMGTLFGIKAFAAAIIGGLGSAWGVMLAGLCLGLIEVFATNYLGSVYTQIITFASVILILVVLPHGLLGRAGVKKV, from the coding sequence ATGTCGTTTCTTCCAGCGGTCATAACCGGGTTGGCGCTCGGGAGCATGTACGGGCTGCTCGCGCTCGGCTTCCATGTCACCTATGCCGTATCGGGCACGGTCAATTTTTCCCAGGGCAGTTCAATGACCCTGGGCGCCGTGGCCGGATATTTCTTCCTGGTGCTGTGGGGCTGGCCTGCCGCGGCCGGCATTCCCGCGGTGCTGCTCGTATGCGCGGTCTACGGCCTCGTCATCGAACGTTATGCCGTTCGCCCCTTCGTGCAGCGCGGCTCCGACAACTGGCTGATGGCGACCGTTGCGGTCGGCATCATCGTCGACAATTTGATGCTGTTCGTGTTCGGCAAGGAGCCGCGCAGCTTTCCGTCCATGCTCGCGGCCAAGCCGATCCAGATCGCGCAGGACGCGGGCGTCTATCCGCTGCAGCTCCTGATTCCCGTCGTCGGCCTGCTGCTGGCGCTGGCGCTGCATCTGGTCAGCCGGCGGACGCGGCACGGCGTCGCCATGCTCGCGGTGGTGCAAAACCCCGGCACCGCGCGGCTGATGGGTGTCAATGTCAATGGCGCCATCGCCGCGAGCTATGCGGTGTCGGCTGTGCTGGCGGGCGTAGCGGCGCTGCTGATCGCGCCCCTGTTCAATGTGTCCTCCGAGATGGGCACGCTGTTCGGGATCAAGGCGTTCGCCGCGGCGATCATCGGAGGGTTGGGCAGCGCCTGGGGCGTGATGCTGGCCGGACTGTGCCTCGGCCTGATCGAGGTGTTCGCGACCAACTATCTCGGCTCGGTCTATACCCAGATCATCACGTTCGCTTCCGTGATCCTCATTCTCGTCGTCCTGCCTCACGGGCTGCTCGGCCGAGCCGGAGTTAAGAAGGTATGA